The DNA window GATGTATGCCTGGGCGGCTTCTGTTTTTACTACAATCTCATCTCCCTTGTTTAACTTCGCCACCTTAGTGATCACCTCACCGATCGTAGCAAATATTCGCTGGTAAAATTTTTTTTCTACCTTCTCCTTTTTCTCAATCCTAATGCTGGAATTGGGTTCAATCCGCACCAGCGAGTAATCGGCAAACTGAATTTCGCACACGGATTCACGATAAGTCGTAACGATGTCGTTGACATATAACTGCGCATTGAGCACACCCGCATATTTTTTCCCACCGCGTTCCACAATCACATTACCTACCAGATAGGTGATTTTTGCCGGGACTTCGGTGGTAATCAACGACAAAAGAATCAATCCTGAAAAGATCATAACTCCCCCTATTTAATTGGCTTTTATTTGCAACCGCTTAATATAATGTTGCATCTGTAGAATTATCAACGGCACGCCAATAACCAATCCGTAAATCAATAAAAAATATGAATCATAACCCAATGCCATAGAAAAAATTATCAACCCCAAACTCTCGTAAAATTTTTCCACGGTTGCCTTATCTTTTACATTCATGTGCAATGCCTTTTCGCGCTGATAAATTCCCAGTCCAAGCAGAAAAATGCCCGCCAGCGGCAACAGTGGGCTTTTAAAAATGCGATATCTTTGCCACCAGACGATCGTGGCGATACCAAAAACGAAAGAAGAATAGAAAAATAATGCAAACAATCCTCGCAAAAGATAATTATGGGCCTCATTGGGAAAATGGGTTGGCTGGAAAAAAAGATTTTTCTGGTAATATTCCTTACAGAGCCATAAAACTAACAGCATGGTATAAAGATAAGGAAAGAACCAGTTCTCGTAGGGCCGCAAACAGTTATAAAAAAATAGTCCTGCGTATAACAAAACAAAGATGTCCCAGGCCAGTCTTTTAAAATTTAATTTCATCTTAGTAAAAAATTAAATCAAAGAGATATGTGCCTTCTCCATCTGGCACCAATACGCTATTCTGGTTCGCGATATTGCCGATGACCGCGTAGATCTTATCATTCAATATTTTGTTAACCTCAGTCTTGCTTAGCACTTGGATCTTGAATTTTGTCTCACAGTTAACCTTATCCATGAACTCAGCGAGG is part of the candidate division WOR-3 bacterium genome and encodes:
- a CDS encoding FecR domain-containing protein — protein: MIFSGLILLSLITTEVPAKITYLVGNVIVERGGKKYAGVLNAQLYVNDIVTTYRESVCEIQFADYSLVRIEPNSSIRIEKKEKVEKKFYQRIFATIGEVITKVAKLNKGDEIVVKTEAAQAYIRGTIFKTTVDQEGRSSFSVFAGKIRVKSLVEGAKEFFVDKNFSARIGKGELKPLVEKLPLDEIKLFAEKYKDFLDRGKILDSLRQKAEQEIKEKKEELIEEGKRKIKGCIF